Below is a genomic region from Vitis riparia cultivar Riparia Gloire de Montpellier isolate 1030 chromosome 5, EGFV_Vit.rip_1.0, whole genome shotgun sequence.
gttgttagtcaattcctacagtcaccatgtgatagccattgggatgctgtaatccgcattcttcgatatatcaaaagtacaccaggccaaggtgtgttgtacgagaacagaggtcatactcaggttgttggttacacagatgcgattgggctggctcacccacagatagacgttccacttcagggtactgtgtttttattggaggtaatctaatatcttggaagagtaagaaacaagatgtagtggccagatctagcgctgaagccgagtatcgagctatggctttggcaacatgtgaactcatatggttgagacatcttcttcgagagttgagatttggaaaggatgaacagatgaaactcatatgtgataaccaggccgcattacatattgcatccaatccagtctttcatgaaaggaccaaacatattgaagttgactgtcatttcattagagagaagatcgcatcaggatgtgttgctacaagttttgttaattcaaatgatcaactagctgacatcttcactaaatctctcagaggttctaggattaaatatatttgtaacaagcttggtgcatatgacgtatatgctccagcttgagggggagtgttgaatataacttatttatagtgtataacctttccttgttaatataggatacatgtatggtagttaggactcctagccttgtatatagccttgtatatatatatatttctcaattgtaagtagattattacattaatgagaattaaggtctttcttctttctctctctcaacatatatatatatatatatatatatatatcatgacCAATGCCTCAAAATATTAGGCACTCAAGAGGGGCCTcatatattaaggaaaaaatatgCTTTCTCATCAGAAAGAGTAAAAACCCTCTTTTATCTGCTGTACCTATTAAAATAGAGGCTCAATTATtctatttaatgaatttatagttGTAAAAGAACactgaaacaaaaatttaaagtaaggaTTATTTTATTATGCTGAAAAGGTACAGAACCacaaatcttttctttttcacatttaaaaaaatgaagtttaccATGCATGATGGCTAAAGCTGAGTTTTTCTCTTGTATTTAGACTTGAACTAATTAATTCCACATGTCAATGCATTTAGGTACCAGCATATGGAACTATATTGAATGACACTTACATTAACATCATTGGCAAGGAAAAGAACATCCTGCATGCTTAGCCCCATTTTCTCATACCGACGGCGCTTCAATTCTGGAAGTTCTGGTAAAGAACTACGAATGCTACCAACATAATCCTCAGTAAGAATTACTTCTGGAAGATCAGGCTCAGGGAAATATCGATAATCAGAAAGACCTTCCTTCTTTCTCATTGTAACTGTTTTCTACACATTACAACAAAAGTTGCTAGAGCAAATAAGCATCCATGAGGCAACTATGTGAATTTCATTTCTTATATTGAttccacaaaaaagaaaaaaaaaaaacaataaagggAAAAACCAAGGATGTAGCTACAACCTGACCACCCTCTTCCCAGAGTCGAGTTTCCTGTACAATCTGATCACTCTGGCCTTGACTATGTAGTGAAACCTGCCtggaaatttcaaaatcaatggCCCTGTTCATTGCTGAAAATGAGTTCAAATTCTTTATCTCGACCTGCCAACACAACAGGGAAAAACACATATCAGCTGCCAGATATCAAGATACTTATATACATTACATGGACATTTCAAAGACCACCTGAAAATGaaagcattttattttatttgtcaaaGCTTTTGAAGGCGCAGCTCATTTTCAGAAAGGAGATGtttggaaaatgggaaaaaggaTTCCTTACCAAACCATGATGACAAATGAAATGCTattatctatataaaaaaaacagatAATATATGAGCAACAACATAGACTCATTGGAAACTTTATGCaaaacagaaataaataaataataaataaaagactcAATTTTACAAAGTGAGGTAAAATATAATGAAGTTCTTTGTtccatttccaatttttatccCATACATTCCCTCCAAGAACCCAAAGTTAAATCCAGATGACATAACCAATGATGCCAACAGATGGAGAATGTGATTGTATTACAACATGTTAAGTGAAGCAGGATGTTAGAGGGCATTTATCAGCTTCATACTCAGCAGTCATCTGTTATACAGCTGAGCTCTGTCCAAAGTCCACTTCTCATTTCATCACCTATGCAGGCTTGATAGAAATTAATAGATTGGCACATTCAAGATGAATTAGAATGAGAAAAGCAACTTCATGTCAGGATTCATTGAGTAGACTTCCAAACCGAAAATGCTGGTTCTTAACATATTTTGATTAGCATGCTTGAATATCAGTCTGCTCTGCATAGCAATCCCATTAGTTGTTTAGTTTAAGAATTATGTAGCCAAAATGGCACAGAAAAATATGGTGATTTCTGCAGTTATTGATCTACAGGAAAATGAGCAATAAATCTATCTACATCCTGCCAAACATAGTATTTAACatgaagaagaaacaaagaaatgatGACTAGTTCCACTTTGAAATTGCACTATCTCAAACTCTAGTTATATGTGTTCCTTCAACAATGATGGTAGCGCTCAAAAGAATTGtgacaaaattttgtaatttttttcccaaagaaGTGCCAAACTCACCCAACTTTTTCAGAGTATAATTTAGCCCTGTTTTATTGTAACATTCACAAAGTATTCAAAAGTATTCATACTTCCTTTTCATAATATCTGCCCATTTTCCATCTCCTAAAATCCATGGTTGTTTAAGCATTACTCACTTCTCCACTGAtcctttttgaattttgaactatTCCTGGAAACAAATCATTATGCCTGAAAGTCGACACATATTTCACTCATATCACATCATATTCAAACTCTCTCTTTTGTAAAGATTGATATCTAACAAgatggagagaaaaagaaatcaaacaaaacacTTAGATTGCAATTTCAAAGGGCAAAGTACCCATGTTGACCAATTTTTATGTTAGACAATAGAATGCACATTAttcatcatatatttttttgaaagtacAAAGATCAAGTAATTAGATTATAAACTACCTTTGTGCCAAACTCTAGTTGCCCAATTGGTCTAACTGAGACATTGACATCACAGCGAAGTGAACCTTCTTGCATATTACCATTACTCACCCCCAAATAACGAACCAACCTCTGTAATTCTGCTGCATACTCAGCAGCTTCGATACCACTTCTCATATCAGGTTCCGAAACAATTTCAAGCAACGGCACTCCAGCTCTATTCAGATCAACctgcaacaaaagatcaacagAATCAAGAAGCTTTTTAAAACACTTacgttatgtttggttccaagaaagttctaagaaaaaaaaatattaaaaaaaatgattttatcatgtttggttgCACTTtggaaaatatcaaagaaaatcaaatataattataattaataagaaattcATGCATTTTCAAACTGTGTagtctttatataaaaaaactaaaataagtttgaagtagcatatagagataatttattgattttaaatttttttaaaaattttccttcgctttttatttctttctacttttcctcctgttttctctcacatttttcgGGAACCAATCATAACCATAGTAATTATCAACTAAAAACTGTTAACAATCCTTGAGggaggagggaaaaaaaaaatcatacaccaataatttaaaatgggaaaaaagaagaagaaaaacacttATCTTTTAATGCCTACTTGGTTATCTATAAACCCAATATAAGTAAAACCAAAAACATATATCTCACACGCAAACATGATTATACTACAGAAAAGAGCAACACCATGAACTGAAGAAATTGATTGAAGCCACAGCAAGAGAGAACAGTATTGAACAACACAGAGTACAGGGAAAAGTAATTTCCTGTGAGTAACTCCCGTTTCCTGAATGAAGCAGCTTCCCAGCATCCTCTTCCATATGGACCCTGGTAATGCCAAACCTCCTGTGCCCACCACCAAACTCAACTGGAAGATCCAAATCAACATATCCACCGCTAGCGATTGGAATGTCAAACTGAGATATTTGGTACCCCTTTGGAAGGTCCGGATAGAAGTACTGTTTCCTATCAAACTTGGAGTTCAAAGACAACTTACTATTGAGTGCAAGACCCACTTTCACTGCGAACTCAATGACCTTTGAGTTCAAAACCGGCAATGTGCCGGGCAGACCCATGCAGATGGGGCAAATACAGGTGTTTGGTTGAGACCCATAATTGTAAGGGCAACTACAAAAAGCCTTGGTCAGTGTGGAGAGCTGAACATGGGTTTCTATACCAATGATTGCTTCATAATCTTGTGAGATTTTATCAAGTACCTTGGCCTTGGTTTGTGGTGATACTTTCAGTTGAGGTTGTTTGTTTTCAGGTGCCGCAGTATGGGTTTGTGGGCCTTTAATCGTACAATACAAAACACCACTTTTTCTTCCGAACAATGCAGATGGGTAGAGCAAGAAAGGGCGGGCTTGAACCCCTCTAAACAATATGGAAGCCATCTCACTGATTACTCAATCCGATTTGAATATCAAACTACACCGAAGCTGTCTCTGCAAACCATTGacaaaaaattaaaggcaaaaatcaaaattattgaatACCCAGAAAACAAGTTCATGCTTAAAGCTTGGAAATGAATGAGAATCGTACAAATGACATATCATGAGGCATACCCAGAAATTTGATCAAAAGTGCGAGTGAGAATCACTGAGAAACTTAAAAACAGCTGATTTTGAAAGTGAACCCTGGGAATAGAGTGAAGATATGCACATGAGAGAGAAGCAATTGACCGACCAGAAGGCAGGATTGGGAGGATGTGTTTTCCCTCTGACGGTTGGAAGAATAGTGGCCTAAGTAGCCGAAGGATAAGAGGGAGAGGAGAGAAGACacacaaagacaaaaagaataaatatatttttgttgaagGAAATAGGCCAGTGTGGGCGTGCCGGAGTGGTTATCGGGCATGACTAGAAATCATGTGGGCTCTGCCCGCGCAGGTTCGAATCCTGCCGCTCACGCTTTTAATTTTTGCCTAAAAAATAATGTCCTAAATGAGAGAATTGATTTTGTCACTCCAAAACctcatgatattttttatggaaTTTGACGGATtccaatcatttttatttatttattttaggaatatttatgtattttgagattttaaaaagatttatcctaatttcatgaatatttatgcattttgaaattttaaaaaatacttatctTTACCCATCTAAAGAAGGTTAATAATTTATACCCTTTAACTACAATAGGGTGACTAATaactataataaattaaatggtgAAATTTACTATCATATCACAATGAAAAAGTTATatgataagttattttatttttcgatgagcaaattataatatattttaaaaaatattatttgataagtgaatttaaacattttgatacttctaatattatatgaaaaataaatagagaattataaaataactcGTTGGAATATCAACTCTTACCTTGCAAAAGTCACTCAAGTTCTCAAAAAAATCCATCCATATTTTTAAATCGCAAAAacgaaaaaaatattaaaacattattctttttaaattttcttgaaatcaaagttctttcaatgttttttttctctctattttggCTTTTAAGTTTCCATAAGATCGAGAAAGCAtgataagataagaaatagttGACAAGATAGCTAGCAATTAAAggacaaaaaaatttcttaaatattgGTAAAATCAAGGTgaatctttttaaattaaaaacaaaactatcTCTAAATTTAGTTaagtagttttttaaaaattttcaaaatatataagcATATCCAGGAAGGATGTTACAATTATAGATCTTTTTTACTACTCACAAGGTTTAAGGATTGGAAAGTCAAAAGCAAttgcatttttgttttgttttgttttgtttttaaaaatttttataattgaaaattttaaaataattttagaaattatgtttagtctttatttttaaatgttgatagaaaattttaaaattaccagtatttaaaaataaaaatatctattttttattctcaaatttagaaaattgaaatgGGCAATTACATTCACCCACCCTTTATTCTTCTTTATGGAATCAATAACATTAATGCCTCGGTTATAAACCttgaaaaatgatcaaaatatttttgttttggatttaaaataataaaaaaaaatcatcaaacatttatgatatttacaaaaataaacagacagacataaaaataaaattattttaatatggttttagataaaaatatcaGAAGCAAACCACATCTTAATTGATGATTATAAAATTGCTATTccaaataaatgatataaatcTATTACATAAAAAGCTACTATATTAATATCATTGTTACagttgatattattattaatggtTTTTTCTTTGTGTGGTCACTGGGGTGGAATCCGGGAAGACAACGTCCGGTTGTTGACTTGATTTGAACTGTAAACTGAATACCTTTCTTTAATGGACAAATCCAGGGGTGGATAATCTATCATCATACAGCCTTGGGTCTTCACTCTTCTGGGTCTTCTCTTGTATCCTGACAGAGGAAGAGAAGAATAGAAGAATTCAAGAAAGGTGGAGATACAGCAGCCGAGGAGGTCACTGAGATTCTTATTCAGAAGTGCAACAATTTCCTCAATCTGATGGCCGCTCTTCTCTTGCTTCAGGGCCTTCCCTCTTCTGCTTCCACCCGCGAATTCTCCACTCCTCTTCCCGATGCAGGCATGCCCCGTCTTtctgtatataattttttcaatttaccGTTATAGGTTTTTTCGAATGAGCTACAATGAATCATGTGTTTCCTGTAAGTGTAACAAGCCAATCGTGCGgggtttttctttaattttattttttgggtagTTCAATCCAAGGAGAATGGTGGGTGTCTGTTAAATTAgacagtttttttatttttttatttttattttttattattatttgtatgtTTGGTAATTGAATCAAGGAAGAATGAAGGGTGTTTCTTGAATGAAGCAAATCGGTATTTTACTGAGGAGTTGGGTTGGGGGGTTGGTGTTTATGTATGCTAGAGAGGGTTTTGGTGAATTGGGTGGAAACCTGTTATTTTTGGTGATTTGGAGTTGTAGGGATTTGGGTGAGGAGAATAGTATTTATATCATGGTTGAGGAGTTAATTATTGAGGGGTTGAAAGTAACATTTTAGGATTCCTTGCACACCATTTGATCCTTTTCAGTTCTTATTACTGTGCTTCCTAGGACATGAATTGGAGATTAATTGCTTGACTCTTGGATTTGTGTTTTCTTCAATTGGGTCATTTTTTAGCCTGTGGGAGTTCACGATCACAGTTGTTTTGAAGAATCCTTGTCCCAACTTGTATATCGGAATTAAGACTATTGTTGTAAACTTAGAGTGTTTTtggtgattttaagaagtgtttcttGCCTTTCtaacactaattttttttttcaagtattagaaaggctagaaacacttcctagtATCCTGCCAAATGTATTCTTATAAGCAATGTTATTTGAGGCTACAGGGTCATTCTTTAATGTTTTTGTCTCTCTTTTCTGATTCTGGATAATTAAGTTAAATCAAGGGACCTTTTTTATTGTCTGTTTTTTCATGGGGCTATTTATTAGTTGCATACTTTCTTCTTGAGtaggttaaattttttaattttcaccat
It encodes:
- the LOC117915423 gene encoding glutamyl-tRNA(Gln) amidotransferase subunit B, chloroplastic/mitochondrial, which translates into the protein MASILFRGVQARPFLLYPSALFGRKSGVLYCTIKGPQTHTAAPENKQPQLKVSPQTKAKVLDKISQDYEAIIGIETHVQLSTLTKAFCSCPYNYGSQPNTCICPICMGLPGTLPVLNSKVIEFAVKVGLALNSKLSLNSKFDRKQYFYPDLPKGYQISQFDIPIASGGYVDLDLPVEFGGGHRRFGITRVHMEEDAGKLLHSGNGSYSQVDLNRAGVPLLEIVSEPDMRSGIEAAEYAAELQRLVRYLGVSNGNMQEGSLRCDVNVSVRPIGQLEFGTKVEIKNLNSFSAMNRAIDFEISRQVSLHSQGQSDQIVQETRLWEEGGQKTVTMRKKEGLSDYRYFPEPDLPEVILTEDYVGSIRSSLPELPELKRRRYEKMGLSMQDVLFLANDVNVAGFFDATIGKGADVKLAANWIMGDIAAYMKNEKLSINEIKLTPQELAELIASIKGGTISGKIGKEILFELIAKGGTVKGLIEEKDLVQIVDPAEIEKMVDKVLVENPKQLEQYRGGKTKLQGYFAGQVMKASKGKANPGLLNKILLEKLNAKS